One Algibacter sp. L3A6 genomic region harbors:
- a CDS encoding glucose-1-phosphate adenylyltransferase, giving the protein MINNKVLAIVLGGGQGSRLYPLTDRRSKPAVPIAGKYRLVDIPISNCINADIKRIFVLTQFNSASLNKHIKNTYHFSFFSSAFVDVLAAEQTPESKTWFQGTADAVRQSMHHFLSHDFEYALILSGDQLYQMDYDKMIEAHEAANAEISIATIPVNAKDATSFGILKANDEHIITSFIEKPDAELLPDWTSEVSDEMKGQGRNYLASMGIYVFNKDLLIKLMENPDTIDFGKEIIPQSIGDHKTLSYQYEGYWTDIGNIDSFFEANLGLTDDIPQFDLYDEKKRIYTHARMLPTTKIAGTVLDRAVVSEGCIIGAAKIEKSVIGIRSRIGKESTVINTYMMGNDYYETLEEIENHHIKVLIGIGERCFIKNCILDKNCRIGDDVRINGGKHLEDKETDMYFIKDGIVVVKNGATIPSGYVI; this is encoded by the coding sequence TGCCTATTGCGGGAAAATATAGATTAGTTGATATCCCAATCTCTAACTGTATAAACGCCGATATAAAACGAATTTTTGTGTTAACACAATTCAATTCGGCATCATTAAATAAGCATATAAAAAACACATATCACTTTAGTTTTTTTAGTAGTGCTTTTGTTGATGTATTAGCAGCAGAGCAAACTCCAGAAAGCAAAACCTGGTTTCAAGGTACTGCCGATGCGGTTAGACAAAGTATGCATCATTTTTTAAGTCACGATTTTGAATATGCATTAATCCTTTCGGGCGATCAATTATACCAAATGGATTACGATAAAATGATTGAAGCTCACGAAGCTGCCAATGCAGAAATTTCTATCGCAACCATTCCCGTTAATGCTAAAGACGCCACTTCTTTTGGTATTTTAAAAGCAAATGATGAACATATTATTACATCTTTTATAGAAAAACCAGATGCGGAATTATTACCAGATTGGACATCGGAAGTAAGTGATGAAATGAAAGGCCAAGGCCGTAATTACCTAGCTTCTATGGGTATCTATGTATTTAATAAAGATTTACTTATTAAACTCATGGAAAATCCCGATACCATCGATTTTGGTAAAGAAATTATTCCACAATCTATTGGTGATCATAAAACTTTAAGTTACCAATATGAAGGGTACTGGACAGATATTGGAAATATAGACTCATTCTTCGAAGCGAACTTAGGCTTAACCGACGATATTCCTCAGTTTGATTTATACGATGAAAAAAAACGTATTTACACGCATGCTAGAATGCTACCAACCACAAAAATAGCAGGTACTGTTTTAGACAGAGCTGTTGTTTCAGAAGGTTGTATTATTGGTGCTGCAAAAATTGAAAAATCCGTAATTGGTATTCGATCTAGAATTGGTAAAGAATCTACAGTAATAAATACCTATATGATGGGTAATGATTATTATGAGACTTTAGAAGAAATTGAAAACCATCACATTAAAGTACTTATAGGTATTGGAGAACGCTGCTTTATAAAAAACTGTATTTTAGATAAAAACTGCCGTATTGGAGATGATGTCCGTATTAACGGTGGTAAACATTTAGAAGATAAAGAAACAGATATGTATTTTATTAAAGATGGTATTGTTGTCGTTAAAAATGGGGCAACCATTCCTTCAGGATACGTGATTTAA
- a CDS encoding alpha-1,4-glucan--maltose-1-phosphate maltosyltransferase, with the protein MQNQKRVVIDYVSPTVNGGDFYIKRVVNEIVNVDAHIMADGHDVLGASILYKHENDKTWQETRMVLTSNDEWKGSFSVQKQGFYNYKVEAWVDYALNWRYGLIRKINDGQHVVSELLEGAEYIEPLLNKVNAEDKQYLEHLQQIFKDENNYGEAISEAVKERLYTIFFQNPTKILANTSKTYQAYVDRKKARFSTWYEFFPRSASEHEGVHGTFNDCARLLPRVKNMGFDVVYLPPIHPIGEVNRKGKNNTTEAKEGDVGSTWGVGSQYGGHKDIHPQLGNIDDFKALIQTAKDNNLEIAMDYALQAAPDHPWVKDHPKWFKWRPDGTVQYAENPPKKYQDILPIYWESEDYKALWNECLDVMLYWIDCGIHIFRVDNPHTKPFYFWNWIISEVKAKHPDVIFLAEAFTAPKVMKQLAKQGYTQSYTYFTWRESKHEITEYVEELTQSELKEYMQPNFWPNTPDINPYHLQGANESKHIQRYALAATLSSSIGIYGPVFEYMLSDSLLGKEEYLNSEKFQITHYDWEHKNKLTTIISKINFIRNHNEALQQTNNIKFCNIQNDNLIAFYKWNDDRTNEVLVVISLDPHNSQQANIQVPLQDLAVHAGHNLEMHDLITDSRYNWHNEWNYVELHPTMPFHIFKINK; encoded by the coding sequence ATGCAAAATCAAAAAAGAGTTGTAATTGATTATGTTTCACCAACTGTAAACGGTGGCGACTTTTATATTAAACGTGTAGTAAATGAAATTGTAAATGTAGATGCACATATTATGGCCGATGGTCATGATGTTTTAGGAGCTTCCATACTTTACAAACACGAAAACGATAAAACATGGCAAGAAACTCGAATGGTGCTTACTTCTAACGATGAGTGGAAAGGATCCTTCAGTGTACAAAAACAAGGGTTTTATAACTATAAAGTAGAAGCTTGGGTAGATTATGCTTTAAACTGGAGATACGGTTTAATTCGCAAAATAAACGATGGCCAACACGTGGTTTCAGAATTATTAGAAGGTGCCGAATATATCGAACCGCTTTTAAATAAAGTAAACGCTGAAGACAAACAATATTTAGAGCATTTACAGCAAATTTTTAAAGATGAAAATAATTATGGCGAAGCCATTTCCGAAGCAGTAAAAGAAAGACTTTACACTATTTTCTTCCAAAACCCAACTAAAATACTTGCAAACACTTCCAAAACATACCAAGCGTATGTAGATAGAAAGAAAGCGAGATTTAGTACATGGTACGAGTTTTTTCCACGTTCGGCCTCCGAACACGAAGGTGTTCACGGAACTTTTAACGATTGTGCTCGACTATTACCGAGAGTGAAAAACATGGGCTTCGATGTGGTATATTTACCACCAATACATCCTATTGGGGAAGTTAACCGTAAAGGAAAAAACAATACTACAGAAGCCAAAGAAGGCGATGTAGGTTCTACATGGGGCGTTGGCTCACAGTATGGCGGACACAAAGATATTCATCCTCAGTTAGGTAATATCGACGACTTTAAAGCACTTATCCAAACGGCAAAAGATAATAATCTTGAAATAGCTATGGATTACGCCTTACAAGCCGCACCAGATCATCCTTGGGTAAAAGATCATCCAAAATGGTTTAAATGGCGACCAGATGGTACCGTTCAATATGCTGAAAATCCACCAAAAAAATATCAAGACATTCTTCCTATTTACTGGGAAAGTGAAGACTATAAAGCCCTTTGGAACGAGTGTTTAGATGTTATGCTATATTGGATAGATTGTGGTATTCACATTTTTAGAGTTGATAACCCACACACTAAACCTTTCTATTTCTGGAATTGGATTATTTCTGAAGTAAAAGCAAAACATCCCGATGTTATCTTTTTAGCCGAAGCTTTTACCGCTCCAAAAGTTATGAAACAGCTTGCTAAACAAGGTTACACACAATCGTACACCTATTTTACATGGCGTGAAAGTAAACACGAAATTACCGAATACGTAGAAGAGCTCACGCAAAGCGAATTAAAAGAATATATGCAACCTAACTTTTGGCCAAACACGCCAGATATTAACCCATATCATTTACAAGGCGCTAACGAATCTAAACATATTCAGCGTTACGCACTTGCTGCTACTTTAAGTTCTAGTATTGGTATTTACGGTCCGGTTTTCGAATACATGCTTTCCGATTCTTTATTAGGAAAAGAAGAATATTTAAATTCTGAAAAATTCCAAATAACACATTACGATTGGGAGCATAAAAACAAGCTAACCACTATAATTTCGAAAATCAACTTTATTAGAAACCATAACGAAGCCTTACAGCAAACTAATAATATTAAATTCTGTAACATACAGAATGATAATTTAATAGCTTTCTATAAATGGAACGATGATAGAACTAATGAGGTTTTAGTAGTTATTAGTTTAGATCCACACAACTCGCAACAAGCTAATATACAAGTGCCGTTGCAAGATTTAGCGGTGCATGCCGGACACAATCTAGAAATGCACGATTTAATTACCGATAGCCGTTATAATTGGCATAATGAATGGAATTACGTAGAGTTACACCCTACTATGCCTTTTCACATTTTCAAGATTAACAAGTAA
- the glgB gene encoding 1,4-alpha-glucan branching protein GlgB, whose translation MAQVKPYSLFTEFDINLFKAGKHYRLYEKMGSHLVTVDGIEGTYFAVWAPTAKQVSVIGDFNFWMEGEHQLNVRWDSSGIWEGFIPLVTKGNAYKYKIQSNNNDIKTEKADPYARRCEHPPKTASIVWDDSYKWKDKDWMKKRKKKNALDAPYSVYEVHLGSWKRQVEEDRFLSYYELADDLVNYVKDMNFTHVELMPIMEYPYDPSWGYQLTGYFAPSSRFGYPEEFKYLVDKLHQNDIGIILDWVPSHFPEDAHGLGFFDGSNLYEHPDPRKGYHQDWKSLIFNYERNEVKSFLISNAAFWMDQYHADGLRVDAVASMLFLDYSREDGEWEPNIYGGRENLAAIDFLKELNQEIYASFPDVQTIAEESTAFPGVSKPVFLGGLGFGMKWMMGWMHDTLDYFSKDPVYRKYHQNDITFSLAYAFSENFMLPLSHDEVVYGKNSILGRMPGDEWQRFANLRLLYGYMFTHPGTKLNFMGGEIAQYDEWDFQGSVNWNLLEFEPHKNFQNYFKELNKVYRTTPALYEKAFTGEGFEWISYDDHENCVMSYMRKGYESKDDVVVICNLTPTVRENYKIGIPVNGKLKELFNSDAKAFGGSGVSNKKQITIKKDPWNGKDYSAEVTLSPLSVTIFQFK comes from the coding sequence ATGGCACAAGTAAAACCGTATAGTTTATTTACAGAATTCGACATAAACCTTTTTAAAGCCGGAAAACATTACAGACTTTACGAAAAAATGGGGTCACATTTAGTAACCGTAGATGGTATTGAAGGTACGTATTTTGCCGTTTGGGCACCCACAGCAAAACAAGTGTCTGTAATAGGCGATTTTAACTTCTGGATGGAAGGCGAGCATCAATTAAATGTACGTTGGGATTCTAGTGGTATTTGGGAAGGTTTTATTCCGCTTGTTACTAAAGGTAACGCCTACAAATATAAAATACAGAGTAATAATAACGATATAAAAACCGAAAAGGCCGATCCATATGCACGCCGTTGTGAGCATCCTCCAAAAACAGCTTCTATTGTTTGGGACGATTCTTATAAATGGAAAGATAAAGATTGGATGAAAAAGCGTAAGAAAAAAAACGCTTTAGATGCACCTTACTCAGTTTACGAAGTTCATTTAGGTTCTTGGAAAAGACAGGTTGAAGAAGACCGTTTTTTATCTTACTATGAGCTAGCAGACGATTTAGTAAACTATGTAAAAGACATGAATTTTACACACGTAGAGCTTATGCCTATTATGGAATACCCTTACGATCCATCGTGGGGTTATCAACTTACTGGGTATTTTGCTCCATCGTCTCGATTTGGTTATCCCGAAGAATTCAAATACTTAGTAGATAAACTTCACCAAAATGATATTGGAATAATTTTAGATTGGGTACCATCGCATTTTCCAGAAGATGCGCACGGTTTAGGCTTTTTTGATGGCTCAAACTTATACGAACATCCAGATCCAAGAAAAGGTTATCACCAAGACTGGAAAAGTTTAATCTTTAATTATGAACGTAACGAAGTAAAATCGTTTTTAATAAGTAACGCTGCCTTTTGGATGGATCAATACCATGCCGACGGCTTACGTGTAGATGCTGTAGCATCGATGTTATTTTTAGATTACTCTCGTGAAGATGGCGAATGGGAACCAAATATTTATGGTGGTCGTGAAAATCTAGCTGCTATAGATTTCTTAAAAGAATTAAATCAAGAAATATACGCATCGTTTCCAGATGTACAGACCATTGCTGAAGAATCTACAGCATTCCCAGGCGTATCAAAACCTGTGTTTTTGGGTGGTTTAGGTTTTGGAATGAAATGGATGATGGGTTGGATGCACGATACTTTAGATTACTTTTCTAAAGATCCTGTATACAGAAAATATCACCAAAATGATATTACCTTTAGTTTAGCTTATGCCTTCTCAGAGAATTTTATGTTACCCCTTTCTCACGATGAGGTGGTATATGGTAAAAACTCTATTCTAGGCCGTATGCCTGGCGACGAGTGGCAACGTTTTGCAAACTTGCGTTTACTTTACGGCTATATGTTTACACACCCTGGCACCAAATTAAACTTTATGGGTGGCGAAATTGCTCAGTATGATGAATGGGATTTTCAAGGCAGTGTAAACTGGAATTTATTAGAATTCGAACCACATAAAAACTTTCAGAATTACTTTAAAGAGTTAAACAAAGTATACAGAACAACACCAGCTTTATATGAAAAAGCCTTTACAGGTGAAGGTTTTGAATGGATTAGTTACGACGACCATGAAAACTGTGTAATGTCTTACATGAGAAAAGGTTATGAGTCTAAAGATGATGTTGTGGTTATTTGTAATTTAACACCAACGGTTCGCGAAAATTATAAAATTGGTATTCCTGTAAATGGTAAACTAAAAGAACTGTTTAACAGTGATGCTAAAGCATTTGGTGGTAGTGGCGTTTCAAACAAAAAACAAATTACCATTAAAAAAGACCCTTGGAATGGTAAAGATTATTCAGCTGAGGTTACACTGTCTCCTTTATCGGTAACTATTTTTCAGTTTAAATAG
- a CDS encoding glycoside hydrolase family 31 protein, translating to MILNTELEYKGNLFPSNITKYSKDVDVLHFSTSNNVILKLTVLRDSVLRFTYTTVGKFERDFSYAIDEDASRGYNHLVITDDEEKYIVTTSKLICHIHKSDLRVSLYDALDNKIICEDELGFHWEESYELGGDIVKMSKAAQNGESYYGLGDKPEHLNLKGRRFENWATDSYAFGKHTDPIYKAIPFYTGLHNGKSYGIFFDNTFRTYFDFCSERRNVTSFWAQGGEMNYYFFYGPKMQDVVTSYTDLTGTPELPPLWALGYHQCKWSYYPESNVKEITAKFRELQIPCDAIYLDIDYMEGFRCFTWSEDYFPDPKRMVKELADDGFKTVVIIDPGIKIDNEYSVFREGLEKDYFCKRADGPYMKGKVWPGECYFPDFTRPEVREWWAGLFKELIEDIGVKGVWNDMNEPAVMDVPGKTFPPDVRHDYDGNPCSHNKAHNIYGMQMARATYHGVKKFNYPKRPFVITRSAYSGTQRYTSTWMGDNVATWEHLQIANIQAQRLALSGFSFAGSDIGGFAEQPNGELYARWIQLGAFHPFCRTHSSGDHGDQEPWAFDTEITDVVRKFIEIRYQLLPYLYTAFYQYSQDNVPMLKSLVLFDQEDVQTHYRVDEFIFGNQILVCPINEPNAKGRRMYIPRGEWYNHWSKKQVVGGKEMWVDADLDSMPIFVKAGAVIPKYPIQQYVGEKVIEELGLDVYYKNGKEDSELYEDADDGYDYTKGRYSLKKFNLAGSEDKLIIRIHKRGQYVTTYNTFKINLYGLPFEVKSIKVDNEYVDLKDVQFENNSLVISKEFTNLQIKG from the coding sequence ATGATATTAAATACAGAGCTAGAATACAAAGGGAACCTATTCCCTTCCAACATAACAAAATATAGCAAAGATGTAGATGTTCTACATTTTTCTACTTCCAATAATGTAATACTTAAACTTACTGTTTTACGCGATAGTGTACTTCGATTTACTTACACAACTGTTGGTAAATTTGAAAGAGACTTCTCTTATGCTATAGACGAAGATGCAAGTAGAGGTTACAACCACTTAGTAATTACCGACGATGAAGAGAAATACATTGTTACCACATCAAAACTTATTTGTCATATTCATAAATCGGATTTAAGAGTATCCCTTTATGATGCTCTTGATAATAAAATAATTTGTGAAGATGAACTTGGTTTTCACTGGGAAGAAAGTTACGAGCTTGGTGGCGATATTGTAAAAATGAGTAAAGCGGCTCAAAACGGAGAAAGTTACTATGGTTTAGGAGATAAGCCAGAACACTTAAACTTAAAAGGTCGTCGTTTTGAGAATTGGGCAACCGATTCTTATGCCTTCGGTAAACATACCGACCCAATTTATAAAGCCATTCCTTTTTATACAGGTTTACACAACGGAAAATCTTACGGGATTTTCTTCGATAATACCTTTAGAACTTACTTCGATTTTTGTAGTGAACGTAGAAATGTAACTAGTTTCTGGGCGCAAGGTGGAGAAATGAATTATTACTTCTTTTATGGGCCTAAAATGCAAGATGTGGTAACAAGTTATACCGATTTAACAGGAACGCCAGAATTGCCACCATTATGGGCATTAGGGTATCACCAATGTAAATGGAGTTACTACCCAGAATCTAATGTAAAAGAAATAACAGCAAAATTTAGAGAGCTTCAAATTCCTTGTGATGCTATTTATTTAGATATCGATTACATGGAAGGTTTTCGATGCTTTACTTGGAGTGAGGATTATTTTCCAGACCCAAAACGTATGGTTAAGGAATTAGCAGACGATGGTTTTAAAACCGTTGTAATTATAGATCCGGGAATTAAAATAGATAACGAATACAGCGTATTTAGAGAAGGTCTAGAAAAAGATTATTTCTGTAAACGTGCCGACGGCCCTTACATGAAAGGAAAAGTTTGGCCAGGTGAGTGTTATTTTCCAGATTTCACCAGACCAGAAGTTCGCGAATGGTGGGCTGGTTTATTTAAAGAACTTATTGAAGATATAGGTGTAAAAGGCGTGTGGAACGACATGAATGAGCCAGCAGTAATGGATGTACCAGGAAAAACATTTCCGCCAGATGTACGCCACGATTACGATGGCAACCCATGTAGCCATAATAAAGCTCATAATATTTACGGCATGCAAATGGCTAGAGCCACTTACCATGGTGTGAAAAAATTTAATTACCCTAAACGTCCGTTTGTAATTACCCGTTCGGCCTATTCAGGAACACAACGTTATACCTCAACCTGGATGGGAGACAATGTAGCTACTTGGGAACATTTACAAATAGCAAATATACAAGCACAACGCTTAGCCCTATCTGGATTCTCTTTTGCAGGATCGGATATCGGAGGTTTTGCAGAACAACCAAATGGCGAATTATACGCCCGTTGGATTCAATTAGGAGCTTTCCACCCATTTTGTAGAACACACTCTTCTGGGGATCATGGAGACCAAGAACCATGGGCTTTCGATACAGAAATTACCGATGTTGTTCGAAAATTTATCGAAATTAGATACCAATTATTACCATACCTATACACAGCATTCTACCAATATTCACAAGATAATGTACCAATGCTAAAGTCTCTGGTTTTATTCGATCAAGAGGATGTGCAAACACACTATAGAGTAGATGAGTTTATATTTGGTAACCAAATATTAGTTTGCCCAATAAACGAGCCTAATGCAAAAGGAAGGCGTATGTATATTCCAAGAGGCGAATGGTATAATCATTGGAGTAAAAAACAGGTAGTTGGTGGAAAAGAAATGTGGGTAGATGCCGATTTAGATAGTATGCCAATTTTTGTAAAAGCAGGTGCCGTTATACCTAAATACCCTATACAACAATACGTAGGCGAAAAAGTAATTGAAGAGTTAGGCTTAGATGTTTACTACAAAAATGGTAAAGAAGATTCTGAACTTTATGAAGATGCAGACGACGGTTACGATTACACTAAAGGGCGCTACAGTTTAAAGAAATTTAACTTAGCCGGATCTGAAGATAAATTAATTATCCGTATCCATAAAAGAGGTCAATACGTAACCACTTACAACACTTTTAAAATTAACTTATACGGTTTACCTTTCGAAGTAAAATCTATAAAAGTAGATAACGAATATGTCGATTTAAAAGACGTACAGTTCGAAAACAACAGCCTTGTAATAAGTAAAGAGTTTACAAACCTTCAAATTAAAGGTTAA
- a CDS encoding MFS transporter: MEEKLKVTKMINIALCSGLVMAYIFIGDVTSISFNMPALSQSNIIYVLIPITAYIFSNFMFKTQLKAADKTLKPEANMAVYQTASIVRWAILEGAAFLILFLNKDFILFGILIILYLALIHPTEDRVKTDLT, translated from the coding sequence ATGGAAGAGAAATTAAAAGTAACAAAAATGATAAATATCGCTTTATGCTCAGGTTTAGTTATGGCCTATATTTTTATAGGCGATGTAACCTCAATAAGCTTTAATATGCCAGCTTTAAGCCAATCTAACATTATTTATGTGCTTATCCCTATAACTGCTTATATATTCAGTAATTTCATGTTTAAAACGCAGCTAAAAGCAGCCGATAAAACACTAAAACCAGAAGCAAATATGGCCGTATACCAAACCGCATCTATAGTAAGATGGGCCATACTAGAAGGCGCTGCCTTTCTAATACTATTTCTAAATAAAGATTTTATACTCTTCGGTATTTTAATAATTCTATACCTAGCATTAATTCACCCTACGGAAGATCGTGTAAAAACAGATTTAACATAA
- a CDS encoding cation:proton antiporter gives MIELAGIIILGILAQWVAWKFKIPAILPLILIGLLVGPIAAEFLSGDGTKWIEPIWNGSEGLFPGESLFYFVSLAISVILFEGGLTLKMSEIKNVGPVITKLITIGSMVTFFGAALAAHYIFDLSWQISCLFSALIIVTGPTVITPILRNIPLRKDISAVLKWEGILIDPIGALVAVLVFEFISVDAGGEFTKTALIEFGKIVLFGSTFGFAFAHAMNFILNRKFVPHYLLNVFALAAVLGVFVLSDSFAHESGLLAVVVMGMVLGNSKSPYLKELLYFKESLSVLLISILFILLAANINVSDLMLIYDWKTVILFSVIVFVIRPIGVFLSTYGSLLKLNEKVFISWVGPRGIVAAGIASLFGLKLAKEGVPGAEYITPLVFMIVLGTVLLNATTARMFAKMVGVFLKKSEGILIIGASKVSRLLGHYLESNGRNVVLIDSNERNIQKAKELGLSAMNMNIYSDSLMDDIELNDMGYLMALTANSDINKYAINKFSKQFGENGAFRLVTKEEMLDENSSPNEGLFSKTDDYNTLSDVTRNHPSIQEIDLESKEHYEGLIEITNKDKEIIPLFIKDNEGELHIISSNNLNVDTIEEGFQLVYLGKPIDVEKV, from the coding sequence ATGATAGAACTAGCAGGCATTATAATTTTAGGCATATTAGCACAATGGGTAGCATGGAAATTTAAAATTCCGGCAATATTACCGCTAATTTTAATTGGTTTATTGGTTGGCCCTATTGCGGCCGAGTTTTTAAGCGGAGATGGTACAAAATGGATAGAACCGATTTGGAATGGAAGCGAAGGCTTATTTCCTGGAGAAAGTCTATTCTACTTTGTTTCTTTAGCAATTAGTGTTATTCTGTTTGAAGGCGGATTAACCTTAAAAATGAGCGAAATTAAAAATGTAGGACCCGTAATAACTAAGCTTATTACCATAGGTTCTATGGTTACTTTTTTCGGTGCAGCATTGGCTGCTCATTATATTTTTGATTTAAGCTGGCAAATTTCCTGTTTATTTTCGGCTTTAATAATTGTAACAGGCCCAACGGTAATTACACCTATTTTAAGAAACATACCACTAAGAAAAGATATTTCGGCTGTTTTAAAGTGGGAAGGTATTTTAATAGACCCGATTGGGGCTTTAGTAGCCGTATTAGTTTTTGAGTTTATTAGTGTAGATGCTGGTGGCGAGTTTACCAAAACAGCATTAATAGAATTTGGTAAAATTGTATTATTTGGTTCTACTTTTGGTTTTGCTTTTGCACATGCCATGAATTTTATATTAAACAGAAAGTTTGTGCCTCATTATTTATTAAATGTGTTTGCATTAGCGGCTGTTTTAGGTGTTTTTGTACTATCTGATAGTTTTGCTCACGAATCGGGCTTACTAGCTGTAGTTGTTATGGGGATGGTTTTAGGAAACTCAAAATCGCCTTATTTAAAAGAATTACTTTACTTTAAAGAATCGCTTAGTGTATTACTTATTTCTATTCTATTTATTCTTTTGGCGGCCAACATAAATGTATCTGACTTAATGTTAATTTACGATTGGAAAACCGTAATCCTTTTTTCTGTTATTGTTTTTGTAATTCGCCCAATAGGTGTGTTTTTAAGTACCTATGGCTCTTTACTAAAATTAAATGAAAAAGTGTTTATCAGTTGGGTTGGCCCACGTGGTATTGTAGCTGCAGGTATCGCTTCTTTATTTGGTTTAAAATTAGCTAAGGAGGGTGTGCCAGGAGCAGAATATATTACGCCTTTGGTTTTTATGATTGTTTTAGGAACTGTACTATTAAACGCAACTACGGCACGTATGTTTGCAAAAATGGTAGGTGTTTTCTTGAAGAAATCGGAAGGAATTTTAATTATTGGAGCGTCTAAAGTATCTAGATTATTAGGGCATTATTTAGAATCTAACGGTAGAAACGTGGTGCTAATTGATAGCAACGAACGCAATATCCAAAAAGCAAAAGAATTAGGTTTAAGTGCGATGAATATGAATATTTACTCGGATAGCTTAATGGATGATATCGAGTTAAACGATATGGGATATTTAATGGCATTAACTGCAAATTCTGATATTAATAAATATGCTATCAATAAGTTTAGCAAGCAATTTGGTGAAAACGGTGCTTTTAGGTTAGTTACTAAAGAAGAAATGCTAGATGAAAATAGTAGTCCAAATGAAGGTTTGTTTAGTAAAACTGATGATTATAATACCTTAAGTGATGTAACTAGAAATCACCCATCGATACAAGAAATTGATTTAGAAAGTAAAGAACACTACGAAGGTTTAATAGAAATCACTAATAAGGACAAAGAGATTATCCCGCTTTTTATTAAAGATAATGAAGGAGAATTGCATATTATTTCTTCTAATAACTTAAATGTAGATACTATAGAAGAAGGTTTTCAGTTGGTTTATTTAGGTAAACCTATTGATGTTGAGAAGGTTTAA
- a CDS encoding universal stress protein → MLSFNFEQKIAKHVSLKPFKSIGIGVAFSPNLKANLFEAARLSVFFDAKLFLIHVGEPSEEKTNSLNEILKSFEKDNLNFEVVFKTGDPVDVILSTSEEKKIDLLILGAVQRERFLKYYVGSIARKITRQAKCSILLLVKPSVVRAPCQHIVVNGLKDPKTESTITAAFYVANQLKSKKVTIVEEINEDQVTVKVDDDKSLRRATIIKERIKLRENSRIKEIVSHIPVECTTEKSIKLQPIFGKKGYSIGHYAQIMRADLLVMNAPTKMTFWDRLFPHDIEHILTELPTDVLILQ, encoded by the coding sequence ATGTTATCTTTCAACTTTGAGCAAAAAATAGCAAAACACGTGAGTTTAAAGCCTTTTAAAAGTATTGGAATTGGTGTGGCCTTTTCGCCAAACCTAAAAGCGAATCTATTCGAGGCTGCAAGGCTATCGGTATTTTTTGATGCCAAATTATTTTTAATACACGTTGGAGAACCTTCCGAAGAAAAAACCAATAGCTTAAACGAGATTCTTAAAAGTTTTGAAAAAGATAATTTGAATTTTGAAGTTGTTTTTAAAACTGGCGATCCTGTAGATGTTATTTTATCGACTTCCGAAGAAAAAAAGATAGATTTACTTATTCTTGGAGCCGTGCAACGCGAGCGTTTTTTAAAATACTATGTAGGTTCGATTGCTCGGAAAATTACACGCCAAGCCAAATGTTCTATTTTATTATTAGTTAAACCATCAGTTGTTAGAGCACCATGCCAACATATTGTAGTTAACGGTTTAAAAGATCCAAAAACCGAGAGCACCATTACAGCAGCCTTTTATGTTGCCAACCAATTAAAATCTAAAAAGGTTACTATTGTTGAAGAAATTAACGAAGACCAAGTAACTGTAAAGGTGGACGATGATAAATCTTTACGTCGTGCAACGATAATAAAAGAGCGTATAAAATTAAGAGAAAACTCGAGAATAAAGGAAATAGTAAGTCATATTCCGGTAGAGTGCACCACCGAAAAAAGCATAAAATTACAACCCATATTTGGTAAAAAAGGCTATTCTATTGGGCATTATGCTCAAATTATGCGTGCCGATTTATTAGTGATGAACGCGCCAACAAAAATGACGTTTTGGGATCGTTTATTTCCGCACGATATTGAACATATTTTAACCGAATTACCAACCGACGTACTAATCCTTCAATGA